Sequence from the Miscanthus floridulus cultivar M001 chromosome 16, ASM1932011v1, whole genome shotgun sequence genome:
TCTTTGCACCGTATGTTCTTACAAAAACTCAGGCTTTCCAGCCTTTGTACATCTTAGGGCCTCTTCAGGTCTACTGAGATGAGGTACCTGCTAAAATTAGCAATGTCGTCCCAGCTAGTAGTTCAAAATAAACTGCTCCCTTCATTGTAAATTGTAAGTCGTCTTATCTTTTTTAGACATGttgcttttattatgtatctaaatatacactatatctagatatatattaaaaataatatttatatatgGAGAAGCCAAAACGACTTGCAATTTGAGACAGATGGACTATTTGACtagtaaaaaaaatattaattAGCATATTTAGCTAACCGTCTATTTGAATTTACTCGTAGTTCATAGTTAATATTAGCTAGCTGGCTGGCTATCTATTAGCTTAGTGTTGTTTTGTATCCACCGGTGGTTTTGTCTATATATCCTTTTTTTTGTTTGCTATGGGTAGGGCAACGTGGTTGGGGAGGGTAAAATTGTCTTATTTTGCAATCtattatactccctctgtccataaGTCTCTATCGTCTGAGCAAATTTTTTTCCTCAAGAGTCCCAATCATATTAGATCGGGGCCATGGGTTTGGCTTCTCGTACGTGCTGCGCATTTAGTGCTCCTTGGCTACTCCTTGCCTGTATTTATTGCTCCTTTGTCGCTGCTCCTTGGCTGTTCCTCGCCTTAAATGCAAATCGGCGTTGTTTGTTGCTCATTATGTCGAAGGCTAAAACGGTGGAGCcttatggacggagggagtatgctaTTATTTGGATTGGAATAGATAGTGGATAGCTGGGTATCATAGCAAATTTTTAGCACCTAATAATTAGCCGGTGGATCAACCAGGCCTAAGTACACCAACTATTAGTTAGAGGATCAAACAAAGCTTAGCTAATAGCTCCGCTGGTAAAAATCCGTTAGTTGGCTAACGATTAGCTGTCTGGATCAAAATAGGCCATTATGTGTTATTTTACGAAGCGAGCTAACCACAAGGGACCCCAAAAAATAGGGGATAGCCATTCTTTCGGTCTCTCGGTCTCCTTCATGCTCGACGTCCTTGCCTCTTGCCCCCTTTCGCTCCCTCCACCAAATTCGTGCCTCCTAAAGCTACAAGAAACTTGTACTACTCTAATGTTTTGCCCTGTAACCATTGACCTCCCTCGTTCCTCCTCAAGCTAGAATATCACCTTAGTTATGGTTTGGCCTATTATCGCCGTCTCTCTTCTTAGTCTTCGCCGTCTCTCTTCTTAGTCTTCTAGGAGTAGTTTCAACGGTGACATGGTGTCATTGCTTCTAACGTTAACCACTTGGTAGTTGGCGCTGACACCCAATCGCCTCTATCATCCGCCAGTGTCTCCCACCATTTTGTGGCAAGTGGAGACTTCCTTGGCCTTCACCTTTAGCTCCAGTAGCCATGCCACATCACCTACCAAAACTAAAATTCTAAACCCCTAGCAATTCTAATCATGGAGCCAGAGCCCTTCTATCAGAATAAGAGGTTACTTTATTCATCCTTTTCAGTGTCTTCCATCTTTTATAGCCATCAATTCCTTCTAATACGTGTTGCCAAATACCTTTCCAAATCAAGAGATAGACCTCACTTGTTTTACTTCCTCCATTTCTTAATATAAGTCTATTTACCTTTGTCCTAAGTTAACCTTTTGTTTTGACCATGAATGACTAAAAAGTTGTGCAGATGTTGATGTTGTATCCACTGTGGAACATACTACGATACTTTTATAACATACAACTTTTCTATTTCatacattccaaattataagatgttttagcttttctagatatactatttttactactatatatctagacacgGTATATATCTACCTACGTAAGAAAAACCTATCTATCTAGAAAAACAAAACGTCTTATAGTTTGAAACAGACGGAGTATTTAAAAAGATATATTATTAGTTGAAGAGTAAGATTGGAGGACGTGTCAATGCCCCATTGGACTTATATAGAGAGGAGAGTAGTTTTTTATTAacgaaattctcataaaattgaTCTTTTTGGACAACGCATAAAATTGAATCATAACGTGTTCAAAAAAAGAGGCGTAGCCCGGCCGTAGCCACTAGCCAGTAGCCTCCTTTGAAACCTCGCCGCTCGCACCCACCGAACCGTTTCCGATCACGGCTGGCGGCCCAGCAAAGCTGCCGAGAACAGCGCGTCCGTTTTCAAACCTTTTCAAATTCCtctcctcgcaaaaaaaaaaagtcgcAATAATACCGTTCATTCGAATTCCATAGTTACATCCTCCTCCCTTCCTCTCCGGCGGCTTCGCTTCTTCCCTCCCGCTCTCCCCCTTTTAAATCAAACCCTCCCCTCGGCTCCTTCCCTATAAACCCTAGCCGAAGCCAGGGATCGCGCACTCCACTCCCCAACCCGATCCCACAAGATCGCGTCCGCCTCAGACGCCGCCTCATGGCGactcctccgccgccgctcccGCCCATGCCGCCGAGGCGCGTCTCCTGCGGCTCCCTTCTACAGGAACTACAGGTTCGTTCGACCCTGCGACCCAATGCTTCCTTCGTTGTTTGATCTGCGATTCTGGCCAATGTCGACTGGATCTTGGGTGTCACGTTCTTGGCCGGCGATTCTGGCTGCTGCGGTTCTTGGTGGGTAGGGGGTTTGGGTCTGCAGGAAAAAATGGGTGTTCTTTGGCGTATAATTTGGGGGATCGGGCTCCGAATTTTTGGGCTTTCGTGGTTCCCGTTCTTGATTTTGTAAGGACGCGTTGAAATTGAGTGCCGATTTTGTCTGCCTTCCATTCTTCTTGGCCGAATTAGTGAATTCTGGGCACGGCCATTGCATTTCTTGGTGTTGAAGTTGAATTTGTGCCATGATGTTTGGATCTTGGGGACAAAGTTGTCGCCCTCCGGAAATTCCCTGTTTCCTGGTTCTCTTGGCACCAATTCTGGCCTGGTTTGTCATCTGTCGTTGCGATCATGATGATTCGTTCATCGTCTCGCTGTTCTCCTTTTGTTTGCATCCGTGTTTCCGTACCTACTGGGGAATGCATTCTGAATGTCTTTGCCTCTTTCTGTGTCGCGTTGGATGGGTCTCTCTCTACATCCAGTTCGGCTTTGCATTCGGTACTAAACGCCACAATTTTGAATCAGGAACTATGGGGAGAAATTGGTCAGGGTGAAATGGAAAGAGATAGGATGATACTGCAACTGGAGGAGGATTGTCTCAATGTTTACAGGCAAAAAGTGAATCAGACTAGGAAGCAGAAGGCAGACCTGCTTCAAGAGCTGTCCTTTGGCGAAGCTGATATAGATAAGATCCTTTCTGCTCTTGGAGAGAGAGAAACCTTTCCCAGGGTAAGTTTTTCTGTCATCATTCAATTTGTGTAGTTGTTGTAGCTGGTAGGCTTTAAAAGTTTCTGTGGTTGTTGTAGTTGTAGACTTTCTGTTTTCAAACTGACACTGAGAAAAAAATTTATCTGTTCAGTCAGAGAAGCTCGGGGGCACGTTAATGGAACAAATTGCTAAGATAGAGCCAGTGCTGGAAGATTTGAGGCGCAGGAGGGATGACAGAGTAAATGAGTTCAGGGCTATTCAGTTACAGATAGTTCGATTACAAGCAGAAATTTCAGGATCCATTGATCATGGGGATCCCGCTGCTCCTATGGTAGATGAGAATGATCTATCCTTGAAGAGATTAGGGGAATTGAAGGAGCAACTTAATGATCTTCAGACAGAAAAGGTCGCATATTGAGCTTTAAAATTTTCTTTCCCAGGTTGCTTAGTTGCCATTCTTATATTgattgttttaattttttttttcaggaaTGCAGGCTGCAAAAAATTGACATCCACACTAACAGTATTCAGGAAATGTGCAACATTATGTCTATTGATCTCAAAAAGGCACTAAAGGATGTTCATCCCAGTTATGCTGAGCTGGGAAGAGGCAAGCCCATGAGCATTAGCAACGATTCACTTGATAGACTCTCGGAAAAAGTTCATGCGTTAAATCATGAAAAGAAACAATGGCTTCGGAAGGTGCATATATTGTTCAAGCTAGTTATTTCATTGAAACATAGATCAGCATATATATTACTGAAATGCGTTCACTCTCACGTATTTCCCATTTTCTTTCCTGATGCCAAGCACACTAGCCATTGAACTTGATCTTAAAGAACAAAAAATTTGATGAAATTTGCCTTAGGAAAGTGTCAGGTTACTTTACTGTTTTGTGAGAAAACCATATATTTTCCAACACCAAATATGTCATGTTACATTTTCCTCATCCCTGCACTAAATATTCATAGACTTTGACCCTTCATTATTTAAATATAAAAAATATGCAAGTAAAATATTAAAACAACTCAATGCTCAATAAAAAACTATTTTAGTGGCTCGGTGTTTACAATCTTGAAGTCTAAGATATTGGACGCCACTGCCTTCAAACCCTTGGTTTTGTTGGTCACTTGCCATTCTGTGTCTAGTGATGGAGGAGTAATACCTTTTTTTTTTCCATAGTATGGTTAGCTTGCTTATTCCTCACAAATTTATAAAATACATTGCTTTTGCTATCGattgttatttttttacctatttgACTTAAACCTTGTGAGTACTTGTTTTCGGTACAAAACATTTATTCCCTGTGGTTCTCTAGTTATCATCCTTCATGTACTTTGATAGTTTGGGTTATATATTTCTGTTGTGTTCGGTGTGCTGCATCATTGAAATTCACACTCTATTGCAGCTCCAAGATCTTGGCAGCGCACTCATTGAGTTATGGAACCTCATGGACACACCAACTGATGAACAAAGAAGTTTTGACCATGTGACTTCTCTTATTAAAGTCTCACCAAATACAGTGATGCCCCCAGGGTGCCTTGCACATAAGCTTATTGAGAAGGTAATTGTGTTGCCCCCCCCCTCCTTGAATCTTGTTGATGTCAATACTTCAAATTTATTCTAGTTCTTATACAGAATCCTTCCCCTCCTCTTATATAGGTAGAGACTGAGGTTAAGAGACTGACTCATTTGAAAGCCAGCAAAATGAAAGAGCTAGTCTTCAAGAAAATGACTGATCTTGAGGAAATCTTTAGAAGTGTTCACATGGATATTAATAGTGACACAGAGCGGCGAACCCTCAGTGATCTCATTGATTCTGGTTACCTTCTTTGTTGTACTTTCATTTCATACTGAAGTGCTTTCCTGTATTTTGCTTTTGTTTCATTCAAAGTTCCCTTGATGCTCCAGCTGGTTTCTTGATGTAGCTTGTGGTGTCCAGTCAAATTCCGCTATTGTCATCTATGCAAACAATAATCTACCCTTGGCTTTGTGGAATTCCATTATGATTTGATGCTCGTCTTCTCAGTCAACATTCTTTGCTGTTAATGTGCTAATTAATTATGTATCATTGTCCATACTTGTACACAGTATAAGCTCAAGGTCCTATGTCTAGTGCACACCACCATGATTCTGCAATTGGAATATATATTCTGTTTAATTTCTGCTCTGTAGTTCAAAGGAATAAAAGAGATAAGAAAACAAAGCATTATAATGAATGAAGACCCATGTTTTAAAGGCGgctaggcgtccaggcgagtgCTTGGTACACCTGGACGCCTAAGCGgcgcctaggcgacaaggcgccactgtttcccaaggcgagctgggtacgcctggacgcctaggcgacgcctttaaAACATTGATGAAGACATTATCCTTCTTGCTGTATTCTGCATTTTCTAGTACATTTTGCTTTTTGTGTTGATGGTCATTTCCAATTTAATTCTACCCTGTTGTGATGTTTTTTTTATTGCCTCTCATCTGGGTACAGCTGTAGCATCTGTTCGTACACACGCGCACGCCCACTCAACACACGCACACCACACAAACCACCCGTGTACAAACAAACTTATAGCTACACTCAGATCTAAAGACCTCGTCCTTCTTGAAATCACCGAAATTCTCTGATTTCGTAGGCGACGGGCACGTCACGATCCCACTGTGGCATCACGCGTGAGAGGCAGACGCTTGGAGATTATTTGCTTACACGAAGCAAGCGGTGCAGAACCGGGGTTCGAACCCCGGCCGGCCAGCTCCCACCACCGGAGCTATGCCACTGCGCTACACGCGCGTCCGCACCCTGTTGTGATGTTATGTGAATTTCTGGTCGCTTGATTTAATTCTACCTTGATTTCCCCGTTCTATATTGAAATGTTTGAACTAATGTGATAATTCACTCCTCAGTTTACTCCATGGTTTCCTACAGCCATTTAGTAGCTGATTCAGTAATTCAAGAAAAAAACAAACTTTGATCTGTAGGTAGAGCAGATCTTTCAGAGTTGCTGACAAGAATGGATATTCGAATTGCGGAGGCAAAAGAACATGCATTAAGTAGAAAGGATATTCTAGAAAAGGTGGAGAAGTGGACATCAGCATCTGAAGAGGAGACCTGGCTTGATGAATACGAGAGGGTAACATAATTTGTTTATTGATCCTTAGTTGCTCTTTTTTCAAAGAGTTCATGCATTATACATCAAGCCTAACAATATTACAGTGCCATATCTGTTCTATACTCGCACCTAATTTACAACCTCGATTTCCATTCCAGGATCAAAACCGCTATAATGCTGGCCGAGGAGCTCACATAAATCTCAAGCGTGCGGAGAAAGCTAGGACATTGGTCAACAAACTTCCATGTAAGCTGTATACTTGTTCATACTTCTACTGAAAAATATCTAAGAGCCAGAAGGCTTAAATACCCCACCCCCCTCCCCCCCTACATATTGAATAGTTATCGTACAACATTCCAGAAGGCTGCAGTATCCTATATGATTATCATTTGGGGTTGTTTGGATAATAGATACAGCAACTTAAGGCTTCAGAGTTCAGACTATGTATTGACTATGGGCCTGTTCACTTCAACTTCTTCTGACTGCGTTGCAAGCTGTGGCTGCACCACCAAAGTCACGTACCTACGAACAGGCCCTATATTTTATAACAAAACAACGCACACGAGTATAAAATAGGAAAAACCAGTTTACAAAAGATTCTTCTGCAGTGGTTACCATGAGTTataatttttttgtgtgtgtgatcTGTGTTGTCTGAGCAACTTGTTGTGTttgacttgtctattcaccaccTCCATGCCATTCTCACAAAAAGAAAAGGACTAATTCATTTAAGTGATCTCTTTTGGAAACATGTGTTAACACACCTCTATTAGTGATTCACATGTTCCCCTATTTCAAGTCAAATTTACGTTATAGTTTAGGCCCGTTTTTAACAGTGCAGTTTCATTATTTTCAGTTATTTGCTGTAGTTGCTTGCTGCTCATTCATCTACTAGTATAGTCTGTAAATTTTCAACTTGATCTTAAGTCTTATTTCATTTTACAGCTCTTGTGGAGAACTTGACTGCTAAAATTAAAGCTTGGGAAAAGGAGAAGGGTATTCCATTTATGTTTAACAAGGCAAGTTCAATTACTCATTGTTCTTGTCAAACAAAAAGGCTTGTTAGGTTGAAACTGTGAATAGATCTGTGCTTACTTAATTTGGTATACTCATGTACAGGTGAGGCTGTTGGATTGTTTAGAAGAATACACCTGTACAAGACAGCAAAAAGAAGAGGAAAAGCGTCGATCAAGGGTTGGTTTTTATTTTGCATATCTTCTGTTCCATAAAGTCCTGGTCATGTCAAGCATGTTATGTTTTTTAGTTTACCTTCTTAGCCTGTTTTCTTTATAGCTAtggtttttttttgtgtgtgtgatggAAATGATACAATACTTGCAAAACTCAACCACTTTAACTATCCTCTGATTAATATACTGCCATGTGACTGCAATTCCTTCTGCAAATCTCAAGTCCAATGATGTTTCGACTGTTTTCAGGAATTGAAGAAACTGCCAAGTACAGAGCAAGGTGCCAAGTTTGTTACGAAACCAAGCCCTATCCGTCCTCTTTCTGCAAGGAAGCCTCTTGGGAGCTCTAATGTCAATAATATTGGTGGAACTCCGACCAGCCGCCGTGTTTCTACCCCTATGTCACGGAAGTGTAGGCCATCTTCTGGAAGGGTGCAGGAAGCTGTGAAGACTGCTGTGGCACCAGCAAACTATGTTGCCCTTCCCAAGGACTGCTCAGGCAATTCTTCCCTTTGAAGTGTAATCACCACCTATAAGTTGAACCTAGTCTGACCATCGCTTATCTTCTCACTTGATCTGCCTATATAGCCTTGACTCCAGTGTCCATGTGTGTTTTCAGACTTGAAAGTTGCTACCCTGAATAGTATAATTTTCTCTCTTTTGAATAGTCGCAAAATTTTACGGTTTGTTTCTTTTGGGTGGCTCATACCATCGAGTAGAGCCAGGCTTAGTTTGGCATGGTGGAGATGGTTCAAGGGCCAGCTTTTGGTAGACTTGGTAGAGAGGCTCAGTTCAGATAGCCGGCTTATGCTTATTTCGGCTTATTCTCTTTCACAGaaacactattgaatcagtcGAAATCAGTTGAAATACCACCAGTAGAATAGGGTGAATGATAAAATTGATTTTGTTACCTACATTGAGAATGTGGTAGCATTACCACCAACACAAATATTTCGCAACGAGCCTTGCTATGGAGAAACGAAGGTAAATTCCAGTTTCCGCCGGTGCAGCTTTTCGCTGCTTTAGGGGTGCCTGATAGAGATCTGTACGCATGTCTTCTAACCAAAGGGTATGTGGTGTTTTTCCCATCTCTCTTTAGTACCTGCCTGTCCGAAACGTCTATCCAGGTTAACAAACACTGTTGCACCCCGCTGGATTGGTCCAGAGCTCATGCCAGGGAAACAAACAGGCAATAACCTTGGGTAATTGCAACGGGAGCAACATACTGATAGGCACCAAGTACATGTTCTCTTAGTTTTGCAATATTGTACTCCTCAAGTGTTGTTGGTGTGCCCGAAGATCATTTTTTTTCTTGATCATGCAAAAGATTTGCACGTCTTTTTGGATACCCATACCCTCACTAGTGTACAGGTCTACCACGAGTAGTTGGCTAGTTGCTACTCTATTCGGTTTCAGTATGTTGCCTCATTCAGTGTTCAAACAGTTCACAGGAAAACTGGCTATGTACGATTTTGTCTGACCTATGAAGCAAAGTGTCTTGCCATTACATGAACAAGATAATTTCACCTTTTGAGATTCATGCCACtgttctttaatttcatactgATTGCAAAAACTTGTTCTCCAATATGCCCTCTGTCACTAGTGAGTAGTCACCATTAGTGCCATGTAGATGATCTCATTGAACCACACTAGATTTCAGTGTTGCCTGCCTGGTCATTCCATTGATCTCAAAGGCAGTTTTGGTGCTGCTTGTCCCCTTTCTCATGTTGCTAATCCAATAGGTCCACTGAATCTGCAGCTAAAGAGTTCAGTGACATCAGCCCTCAAGATTTGATCCGAAAACAAGATTTATACAACCCGCATCTTAGTCGAAGTTGCATGTGTTCCTCTACCGAGAACCCTAATTAATGAGATGCAACCTCGGATTAGAGTAGTATTCCACAGTAGCTCTTATTCTCTAGCTCACATGCAAACCGGGTTCTGTCACTTTAGTTGTCTTTGTGAATTGTGATATCCTTGTTGGCTAACACAAATTGTCTTTAGAATATTGCAAAGTATGTGCAGCGATCTGGAGAGCTCAACTTGGTGCTGGAAGAAATTACTTCTTCCACTGCAAAACGACGCAGCTGAACTACAGCACTAGCTTTTGTAAAGATAACAACGATGTAAATTGTTCGTCAATTACGCAACTGAAAGCACTTCACAGAAAAACTTATCTCAATGCAGTGGAAGTGACTGAATCATTGAAGTGTTTTAATGGTAGACGATGTTACCTGGCAGGTTAAAAATCTGGTATCAGTTAAACATCACCGAATTTTTTgatttaataaaaataaaaactaaAAAAGTATCAAGGGTTCTTATCATGTCCTTCCAGGTAACAATTTTCTTTCAATTCCTGGTTGAATAGACAAACTTGGTCATCGATGGAATTGCTCTTTAATGGCTCCTGACACTGGTAAGTGGTAAACTGGTAATACATCAATAACCATGGAACCAAACGTTTGGCACTTCTAAAGCCATTCTACAATTGttataagggcctgtttggatcccatgAATTGAAATTAATATTTAGAAAGTGCTTTCCATTTCATTATTTGATTACTTTCCAATTCCTCTCAATTTctgggaaccaaacagggccgAGCCAAACTTTCGTGATTAGGGTAACCATGCTAAAAAAAATATCCTGTGTGAGCCAAAAATTTTGTGCAACTTACAGCGGGCTACTTTTCTCTGATGAAAAAAAGAGGCCGGTTTGGATTTACAGGAATCGGACATGCAATTTGAGGTTGCATTCAGCAACATGTTTTGGCACTTTGGCATATTGCCGGCTGCATGATATGACAAATCCTGCTAATGCCCGAGCAAGGAAAGGAATCTTACGAAGATTATTACTTGGCATACGGCTCTTATTATTAATGCGTTCTCATCCTGTTTTTAGTACTCTACTGAGGTTATCATGTAAGCGGTGACCACATGAGTTTTGGAGAATATATGGCACAATTATGAGAATATAGCCTGAGTGCGAGGTCACcatttgtcggggaccaatattagggtacccgaaaagaaggagctaataaccatcaacattgattcatccgcgcgatcaagagcgtgactataCCGCTTGCCGGGTCCCTTCTCGTCCGGccaccgagaccatgggccctgcctcgtctgaccctcgagggttggctccgcctcggtgGGCACCGCGGCCGCAGGCCctatctcacccgacccctgagggttaaCTCCACCTCAGGCCGactcccgagggctggctccgcctcgcctgacgtttgagggctggctccgcctcaccggaCGTCCGAGGGCCGGCTCCGCCTCGACCCGACGTCCGACggccggctccgcctcgcccgacgtctgcgcgcgactccttcataatgacgcacgcagataaggcagggcactcaagtcaaccgcaataccgatgaCCGTACCCTGCACGTCTGCAGAAAAAGTACCATCAGGACATGACAGAAGGGCGCTTTGCGAcaggcatgacagagcccaaacagtgttgtagacgccgacatttgccttacagtgttgtgggcgccgccatttgccctcgggcaagGATCCTTACGGAggctcacgacaaccactatggtccagaagGAAACTCACATCACCTACAGTAACGGACGTGCGGTCACTGCGCCGTCTGCTCCCTGTATGGCTGTGGATCAGCACCTTGGtccgccgcgccgcccgccggggtgggatgggatgtgacaactcgctgacaatgccaggacatggcatcGTCAGCGGACAGACACTCAACGCGGCCCTATCAGGGTCGGCGGACATGTGCCCGGCGTGGAGCTGTCCCTatcaccgcctgccatgtcagcggggcccgcACAGAGGAAGCAAGACCCAACGTCCTTGAAGGATttcctttgcctctggtttttctcttttctcccatctgtaatacctgctcttccttggcctataaaagggaaagcagggcaccccactaagaggatcgattcaacacaccacgAATCACCttacacatagctgagcagcaaccaagctctcagcacccattcgacctttccatcagagacttgggacctgtccctctctcgcccatttgtaacccgctactacgaacttttcaatgctaataacacgagcagcagccacgaactggacgtaaggacattctgcccgaactagtataaaccttgtgtctttttagcacaccatccaagccagacgcgcaataacacaaatttactcgttggtgtttactcgaaacatcgacggttggcgcgccaggtaggggactttgcgcgtcccgacattaacatcaggccataAATGGCTAGTCACagcatcagctgggtcctgggcgcacacatacgcttcggggacctagacttcatcatcacggtgagaggagagttggcattggctcacgccgccatcaaacctctcccctccatcggcctcgacACAGTCGACGCTATggttgaggagctgcagctgcatgcaCGGGGGCCCATGCCCCCGGAAACAACCAGCTCCtcgactacgggaggcttgagcgccagctcggcgtCTCCCAGGGACCCCGGCCATCccgggaggacctacgccacctcaccttctcttaCGCCAACGACATGGTGAGGCTCGGCGGAGGGGAACCCCTCTCTCCGGAACACCTCATCCAGAGCACCCCGACagtgcttccgttcggtctccgcaacgccgcagaGACCGTTAGCCACCTCGTGGCACAACACATGATTCCACCTCCCACGAACGATGAATTCGTGGAGGTGATCGAACacgtcgtggaatctttccacgacctcctcgcagaggagccagagtcaccctctggctctgac
This genomic interval carries:
- the LOC136513179 gene encoding 65-kDa microtubule-associated protein 5-like, whose translation is MATPPPPLPPMPPRRVSCGSLLQELQELWGEIGQGEMERDRMILQLEEDCLNVYRQKVNQTRKQKADLLQELSFGEADIDKILSALGERETFPRSEKLGGTLMEQIAKIEPVLEDLRRRRDDRVNEFRAIQLQIVRLQAEISGSIDHGDPAAPMVDENDLSLKRLGELKEQLNDLQTEKECRLQKIDIHTNSIQEMCNIMSIDLKKALKDVHPSYAELGRGKPMSISNDSLDRLSEKVHALNHEKKQWLRKLQDLGSALIELWNLMDTPTDEQRSFDHVTSLIKVSPNTVMPPGCLAHKLIEKVETEVKRLTHLKASKMKELVFKKMTDLEEIFRSVHMDINSDTERRTLSDLIDSGRADLSELLTRMDIRIAEAKEHALSRKDILEKVEKWTSASEEETWLDEYERDQNRYNAGRGAHINLKRAEKARTLVNKLPSLVENLTAKIKAWEKEKGIPFMFNKVRLLDCLEEYTCTRQQKEEEKRRSRELKKLPSTEQGAKFVTKPSPIRPLSARKPLGSSNVNNIGGTPTSRRVSTPMSRKCRPSSGRVQEAVKTAVAPANYVALPKDCSGNSSL